One stretch of Miscanthus floridulus cultivar M001 chromosome 18, ASM1932011v1, whole genome shotgun sequence DNA includes these proteins:
- the LOC136521324 gene encoding cinnamoyl-CoA reductase 1-like, with the protein MEGAAGRTRTAVCVTGAGGFVASWLVERLLAGGRYVVHGTVRDPGDAKNAHLAAMDGAADRLRLFRADLLDYGSVAATIAGCDGVFHVASPVPFTNRVTDPEGELLAPAVTGTMNVLKACSEAKVKRVVVVSSVAAVMVNPGWPQNEVMDEACWSDVEFCRTTQNWYCLSKTLAELEAFDYAKRTGLDVVSVCPSLVIGPLLQSTVNASSSIIVDCLKGDREVKLKLRNFVDVRDVADALLLVYETPEASGRYICDANARQVSDAIALLKNWYPAYNHATKFVQVSDEPLFSSKKLEALGWKFRTFEETLRDSVESFKAAGVLD; encoded by the exons ATGGAAGGCGCAGCAGGGAGGACGAGGACGGCGGTGTGCGTGACCGGCGCGGGAGGCTTCGTGGCCTCGTGGCTCGTCGAGCGCCTCCTCGCCGGCGGCCGCTACGTGGTCCATGGCACCGTCCGTGATCCGG GCGACGCCAAGAACGCGCACCTGGCGGCGATGGACGGTGCCGCGGACCGGCTGCGCCTGTTCAGGGCCGACTTGCTGGACTACGGCAGCGTGGCGGCGACCATCGCCGGCTGCGACGGCGTCTTCCACGTCGCGTCCCCGGTCCCCTTCACCAACCGAGTCACTGACCCCGag GGAGAGCTGCTCGCTCCGGCCGTGACGGGCACCATGAACGTCCTCAAGGCGTGCTCCGAGGCCAAGGTCAAGAGGGTCGTCGTGGTGTCGTCCGTGGCCGCCGTGATGGTGAACCCTGGCTGGCCCCAGAACGAGGTCATGGACGAAGCCTGCTGGTCTGATGTCGAATTCTGCAGAACCACTCAG AATTGGTATTGTCTTTCCAAGACACTGGCAGAGCTGGAGGCATTTGATTACGCCAAGAGAACCGGACTAGATGTGGTGTCAGTCTGCCCATCCCTGGTGATCGGTCCCTTGCTGCAGTCGACAGTGAACGCAAGCAGCTCCATCATAGTCGACTGCTTGAAAG GAGATCGTGAGGTGAAACTGAAGCTGAGGAACTTCGTGGATGTTCGCGACGTCGCCGATGCTCTGCTCCTGGTGTACGAGACTCCGGAGGCGTCTGGACGGTACATCTGCGATGCAAATGCAAGGCAGGTGTCTGATGCCATAGCGCTGCTGAAGAACTGGTACCCTGCCTACAATCATGCCACCAA GTTCGTGCAAGTGAGCGATGAGCCTTTATTCAGCTCCAAGAAGCTGGAGGCGCTGGGCTGGAAATTCAGGACGTTCGAGGAGACCCTCAGGGACAGCGTTGAATCCTTCAAGGCAGCAGGTGTCCTGGATTGA